The following are encoded together in the Daucus carota subsp. sativus chromosome 5, DH1 v3.0, whole genome shotgun sequence genome:
- the LOC108221989 gene encoding delta(12) fatty acid desaturase FAD2-like → MCLYIQADFKYINHNNSESRHCSKINMEQKSNSPVKRASRSPHVKPPFTLSDVKKAVPPHCFERSAIRSLSYLVFDVIILFSLYHIAANYILTSELVQSSKLYLVTAGIIYSVLQGLILARFWVIGHECGHNAFSEYQWLDDTVGFITHSVVLFPYFSFKYSHHRHHSRTGSLEEEEFDVPLLKSQVSFIFKYLKNPVARVLVIALVLVVAVPLYLLVNFRGRTYDRFASHFDPYSPMFSRKQRAQVLLSDAGCFAVIYAVYKLAMLKGFASAAFIYGGPYLFTNAMLIIVAVLQHTNPLVPYYDHSEWEWLKGSMATIDRDFGILNTVFHQQPNTHVAHHLFPKMPHYHAVEATKAFKPILGDYYQYDFTPFYKSLWTTLNDCVYVEEDEKNKGVYWYNNKF, encoded by the exons ATGTGCCTATATATACAAGCcgatttcaaatatattaaccaCAACAATTCCGAGTCAAGACACTGCAGCAAG ATAAATATGGAACAAAAATCGAATTCTCCCGTGAAAAGAGCATCAAGATCTCCTCACGTCAAACCTCCCTTCACTCTAAGCGATGTTAAGAAAGCAGTTCCGCCTCATTGCTTTGAGCGTTCGGCTATTCGCTCTTTGTCATACCTTGTCTTCGATGTCATCATCTTATTCTCTCTTTACCACATCGCCGCAAACTATATCTTAACCTCTGAATTGGTTCAGTCTTCTAAATTATATCTTGTTACAGCCGGGATTATATATTCGGTGCTTCAAGGTCTGATTCTAGCCCGATTTTGGGTCATAGGTCATGAATGCGGACACAACGCTTTCAGTGAGTACCAATGGCTCGACGACACAGTGGGATTCATCACCCACTCTGTCGTCCTGTTTCCTTACTTTTCATTCAAGTACAGCCACCATCGCCACCACTCGAGAACCGGATCCCTAGAAGAAGAGGAATTTGATGTCCCGCTGCTTAAGTCTCAAGTTTCATTCATCTTTAAATACCTCAAAAATCCAGTAGCAAGAGTATTGGTTATTGCCTTGGTTTTAGTTGTTGCGGTGCCTCTATACTTGCTTGTCAACTTCCGTGGTCGCACTTACGATCGATTTGCCTCACATTTTGATCCATACAGTCCAATGTTTTCACGAAAACAACGCGCGCAAGTCTTGCTTTCCGATGCTGGATGTTTTGCCGTGATCTATGCAGTTTACAAACTTGCTATGTTAAAAGGGTTCGCATCGGCCGCTTTCATCTACGGAGGACCATACCTTTTCACAAACGCCATGCTTATCATAGTGGCCGTACTTCAACACACGAACCCTCTGGTACCTTACTATGATCACTCCGAGTGGGAATGGCTAAAGGGATCCATGGCTACCATTGATAGAGATTTCGGAATTCTCAACACGGTGTTTCATCAGCAACCGAATACTCACGTAGCGCACCATCTCTTCCCCAAAATGCCACATTACCATGCAGTGGAAGCCACCAAAGCATTTAAGCCAATATTGGGGGACTACTATCAGTATGATTTTACCCCATTCTATAAGTCACTGTGGACTACTCTTAATGATTGCGTCTACGTCGAGGAAGATGAGAAGAACAAAGGAGTATACTGGTATAACAATAAGTTTTGA
- the LOC108221821 gene encoding delta(12)-fatty-acid desaturase FAD2-like codes for MSSTVKRASRSPHVKPPFTLSDVKKAVPPHCFERSAIRSLSYLVFDVIILFSLYHIAANYILTSELVQSSKLYLFMSGIIYSVLQGCILARFWVIGHECGHNAFSDYKWLDDTVGFVTHSVVLFPYFSFKYSHHRHHSRTGSLEEEEFDIPLLKSQVPLLFRHLKNPVARFFVVAAVLAVAVPLYLLVNFRGRVYDRFASHFDPYSPMFSRKQRALVLLSDAGCLAVIFTLYKLALLKGFAWVAFIYGGPYLFTNAMLIIVAVLQHTNPLVPYYDHSEWEWLKGSMATIDRDFGFLNTVFHQQPNTHVAHHLFPKMPHYHAVEATKAFKPVLGEYYQYDFTPFYKSIWNTINDCVYVEEDEDNKGIYWYNNKF; via the coding sequence ATGAGTTCTACTGTGAAAAGAGCCTCAAGATCTCCCCACGTAAAACCTCCATTCACTTTAAGCGATGTTAAGAAAGCAGTTCCGCCTCATTGCTTTGAGCGTTCGGCCATTCGCTCTTTGTCATACCTTGTCTTCGATGTCATCATCTTATTCTCTCTTTACCACATCGCCGCAAACTATATCTTAACCTCCGAATTAGTACAATCATCGAAATTGTACCTTTTTATGTCCGGGATTATTTATTCGGTGCTACAAGGCTGTATCCTGGCCCGATTTTGGGTCATAGGTCACGAATGCGGACACAACGCTTTTAGTGACTACAAATGGCTCGACGACACAGTGGGATTCGTCACCCACTCTGTCGTTCTGTTCCCTTACTTTTCATTCAAGTACAGCCACCATCGACACCACTCGAGAACCGGATCCCTCGAAGAAGAAGAATTTGACATCCCGCTGCTCAAGTCCCAAGTTCCATTGCTCTTCAGACACCTCAAAAATCCTGTAGCGCGATTCTTCGTTGTTGCTGCAGTTCTAGCTGTTGCGGTGCCTCTGTACCTTCTTGTCAACTTCCGCGGTCGAGTTTACGATCGATTCGCCTCCCATTTTGATCCGTATAGCCCAATGTTCTCACGCAAGCAACGCGCTCTCGTCTTGCTTTCGGATGCTGGATGTTTGGCCGTGATCTTTACACTATACAAACTCGCTTTGCTAAAAGGATTCGCATGGGTGGCTTTCATTTACGGAGGACCATACCTATTCACAAATGCCATGCTTATCATAGTGGCCGTACTTCAACACACGAACCCTCTCGTACCTTACTATGATCACTCCGAGTGGGAATGGCTGAAGGGATCCATGGCTACCATCGATAGAGATTTCGGATTTCTCAACACGGTGTTTCATCAGCAGCCGAATACTCACGTAGCGCACCATCTCTTCCCGAAGATGCCACATTACCATGCGGTGGAAGCCACCAAGGCATTTAAACCTGTGCTTGGGGAGTACTATCAGTATGATTTCACTCCATTCTATAAGTCAATTTGGAACACCATAAATGACTGTGTCTACGTTGAGGAAGATGAAGACAACAAAGGGATATATTGGTACAACAACAAGTTTTGA
- the LOC108220169 gene encoding delta(12)-fatty-acid desaturase FAD2-like codes for MRLYIPADSLYICNLLVPLQLILLNKCIQLKSIMVARDMEQKVDTTVKRASRSPYVKPPFTLSDVKKAVPPHCFERSAIRSLSYLVFDVIILFSLYHIAANYILKSELVQSSKLYLVTSGIVYALLQGCILARFWVIGHECGHNAFSKYQWLDDTVGFITHSVVLFPYFSFKYSHHRHHSRTGSLEEEEFDIPLLKSQVPFLFRHLKNPVARVLVVGAVLAVAVPLYLLVNFRGRVYDRFASHFDPYSPMFSRKQRALVLLSDAGCLAVIFALYKLALLKGFAWVAFIYGGPYLFTNAMLIIVAVLQHTNPLVPYYDHSEWEWLKGSMATIDRDFGFLNTVFHQQPNTHVAHHLFPKMPHYHAVEATKAFKPILGEYYQYDFTPFYKSLWNTINDCVYVEEDTQNKGIYWYNNKF; via the exons ATGCGCCTATATATACCAGCCGATTCCTTGTACATTTGCAACTTACTTGTACCACTGCAACTAATACTTTTGAACAAGTGTATACAACTCAAATCAATCATGGTAGCAAG AGACATGGAACAAAAGGTGGATACTACGGTTAAAAGAGCTTCGAGATCTCCCTACGTGAAACCTCCGTTCACTTTAAGTGATGTTAAGAAAGCAGTTCCGCCTCACTGTTTTGAGCGTTCGGCAATTCGGTCTTTGTCGTACCTTGTCTTCGATGTCATCATCTTATTCTCTCTTTACCACATCGCCGCAAACTATATCTTGAAATCCGAATTAGTACAGTCTTCTAAATTGTATCTTGTTACTTCTGGGATTGTTTATGCGCTGCTTCAGGGCTGTATCTTGGCCCGATTTTGGGTCATAGGTCATGAATGCGGACACAATGCTTTCAGCAAATACCAGTGGCTCGACGACACAGTTGGATTTATAACACACTCGGTAGTCTTGTTTCCTTACTTTTCGTTTAAGTACAGCCACCATCGGCACCACTCGAGAACTGGATCGCTCGAGGAAGAAGAATTTGATATCCCACTGCTCAAGTCCCAAGTTCCCTTTCTTTTCCGACACCTCAAAAATCCAGTAGCGAGAGTCTTGGTTGTTGGTGCTGTTCTAGCTGTTGCAGTGCCTCTATACCTTCTTGTCAACTTCCGTGGTCGAGTTTATGATCGATTCGCCTCCCATTTTGATCCGTATAGCCCAATGTTTTCGCGTAAGCAACGCGCTCTAGTCCTGCTCTCTGATGCTGGATGTTTGGCCGTGATCTTTGCACTATACAAACTTGCTTTGCTAAAAGGATTCGCATGGGTCGCTTTCATCTACGGAGGACCATACCTATTCACAAATGCCATGCTTATTATAGTGGCCGTACTTCAACACACGAACCCTCTCGTACCTTACTATGATCACTCCGAGTGGGAATGGCTAAAGGGCTCTATGGCTACCATTGACAGAGATTTCGGATTCCTCAACACGGTGTTTCATCAGCAGCCGAATACTCACGTAGCTCACCATCTCTTCCCGAAGATGCCGCATTACCATGCAGTGGAAGCCACCAAAGCATTTAAGCCAATATTGGGCGAGTACTATCAGTATGATTTCACCCCATTCTACAAGTCACTGTGGAATACCATAAACGATTGTGTCTACGTTGAGGAAGATACGCAGAACAAAGGAATATACTGGTATAACAACAAGTTTTAA